In the Falsibacillus pallidus genome, one interval contains:
- a CDS encoding TcaA NTF2-like domain-containing protein: MKGFFNYIAIGMMIIGLLGIFACSLLALISLIKKNMDGFFKILGAGALSIVVLFMGLVLGTFTEKNYWERAAGDSDNKENEEIIRNIQRNEEDQKTQKQDYENWQKEVDAQLDAYEEKNVYNAVLEYESAITEAINQGDFSIVEPYLLPDSRLYSSQNQLVENLHNKGITETLNMFNIESINKVKEGIFAAEVYEEVQINYSSGKTENKTFRWTYTIHNADGQYLLSDLQ, translated from the coding sequence ATGAAAGGATTTTTTAATTACATAGCGATCGGAATGATGATCATTGGATTATTGGGGATTTTCGCTTGTTCTTTATTGGCTTTAATTTCCCTTATAAAAAAGAACATGGATGGATTTTTCAAGATTCTTGGAGCAGGAGCACTGTCAATTGTCGTATTGTTCATGGGGCTTGTCCTCGGAACTTTTACAGAGAAAAACTATTGGGAGCGAGCGGCAGGGGACAGCGACAATAAGGAAAATGAAGAAATCATTAGGAATATCCAAAGAAACGAAGAAGACCAAAAAACCCAGAAACAGGATTATGAGAATTGGCAGAAAGAAGTTGATGCTCAGCTGGACGCTTACGAAGAAAAAAATGTCTATAATGCCGTCTTAGAATACGAGAGTGCTATTACTGAAGCCATTAATCAAGGCGACTTTAGCATAGTGGAACCATACCTGCTTCCAGACAGTAGACTCTATTCCTCTCAAAACCAATTAGTCGAGAATCTTCATAATAAAGGCATAACAGAAACGTTGAATATGTTTAATATTGAATCCATCAACAAAGTAAAAGAAGGCATTTTTGCCGCCGAAGTATATGAAGAAGTACAAATCAATTACAGCAGTGGCAAAACCGAAAACAAAACCTTCAGATGGACATACACCATACATAACGCGGACGGGCAGTACTTGCTGAGCGACCTCCAATAG